One segment of Drosophila mauritiana strain mau12 chromosome 3R, ASM438214v1, whole genome shotgun sequence DNA contains the following:
- the LOC117144578 gene encoding chloride channel protein 2 isoform X10, translating into MFNNSHSHQDEYIREYAFEPELLINREDYQRKEERSQKSTAASSASTPVRQRWDDVIAKQKEQQRKQSIEIDPPGDDKNQIEIEIEAFYYMYGRYTKDLGEFAKDEARKLKILEKRRKQEDKQRNKELLGKHSTRAKRVSSWIWRHTVARLGEDWVFLALLGIIMALLSFIMDKGISICTNARIWLYRDLTSQPFVQYIAWVSLPVCLILFSAGFVHLIAPQSIGSGIPEMKTILRGVQLKEYLTFKTLVAKVIGLTATLGSGMPLGKEGPFVHIASIVAQLLSKLVTSFQGIYENESRNSEMLAAACAVGVGACFAAPVGGVLFSIEVTTTYFAVRNYWRGFFAAVCGATVFRLLAVWFQNADTVRALFLTNFTTEFPFDPQELFVFALIGLVCGLGGASYVWVHRRYVLFMRSNKRMNKFLQKNRFLYPGFLALLVSSISFPLGTGQFLAGELSTHEQVTQLFSNFTWSRDDLTVEQAAVVTHWMTSYTSVFGNLVIYTLFTFVVSIIASTIPVPSGMFIPVFKIGAGFGRLVGEFMAVTFPHGVRYGGRLSPIMPGGYAVVGAAAFSGSVTHTVSVAVIIFEMTGQITHVVPVMIAVLVANAVAALLQPSIYDSIILIKKLPYLPDLLPSSSGMYSIFVEDFMVRDVKYIWHGISYQKLKEVLKLNKTLRSLPLVDSPDNMILLGSVQRYELIKMIEKHIGREKRMEVAQKWQKEAQERALEEEKKKQEVELKMRRPSRFEVLPAPDILSLRQIANDEMLPPKKRAETMHGSLAPRKSILKKTNSFNLKTYAQPMGHSPSITPYTTITGNSEFRIRSAFEAIFKKSTTLQDVQPDPETGSLSPAASNHEVEVPRTPSTPGVSKKVQLPRERVIDMSPEDQKQWELEEMLKPIDLQKANVHIDPSPFQLVERTSILKVHSLFSMVGINHAYVTKIGRLVGVVGLKELRKAIEDINSNSFVPPTRDEDADEKPAVEKPLLSTNSSDKAVDMTVTSMDSALSNSENCSDIEMEHIKHTDKGTVSLTMPPQESKQSPSADKSNTENGNHA; encoded by the exons ATGTTTAACAACAGCCACTCGCACCAGGATGAGTACATTCGCGAATACGCCTTCGAGCCGGAGCTGCTGATCAATCGCGAGGACTACCAGCGCAAGGAGGAGCGCTCGCAGAAGTCCACAGCCGCATCCTCCGCCTCCACGCCTGTCCGCCAGCGCTGGGATGATGTCATTGCCAAGCAGAAGGAGCAGCAACGCAAGCAGAGCATCGAGATCGATCCGCCCGGCGATGATAAGAACCAAATCGAGATCGAGATCGAGGCGTTCTATTAT ATGTATGGTCGCTATACCAAAGATCTAGGAGAATTTGCCAAGGATGAAGCCAGAAAGCTCAAAATACTCGAAAAGCGACGAAAGCAGGAAGATAAGCAAAGGAATAAG GAACTGCTGGGCAAACACTCGACCCGGGCGAAGCGGGTTTCATCATGGATCTGGAGGCACACGGTGGCCCGACTGGGCGAGGATTGGGTCTTCCTGGCCCTACTGGGCATCATTATGGCCCTGCTCTCGTTCATCATGGACAAGGGCATATCCATATGTACAAACG CGCGAATTTGGCTGTATCGCGATCTGACGTCACAGCCTTTTGTTCAGTACATCGCATGGGTCTCGCTGCCGGTCTGTTTGATATTGTTCTCAGCCGGCTTTGTCCATCTCATCGCACCGCAAAGTATAG GTTCTGGTATACCCGAAATGAAGACCATACTGCGCGGCGTTCAATTGAAAGAGTATCTCACATTTAAGACACTAGTGGCCAAGGTAATTGGTTTAACGGCAACTCTGGGCAGCGGTATGCCATTAGGAAAGGAA GGTCCTTTCGTACATATAGCAAGTATTGTAGCACAATTATTAAGTAAACTTGTCACATCATTCCAAGGCATATATGAGAATGAGTCGCGAAACTCTGAAATGTTGGCGGCAGCCTGTGCCGTCGGTGTGGGCGCCTGTTTTGCCGCTCCAGTGGGTG GTGTGCTCTTCAGCATAGAGGTCACCACCACGTACTTTGCTGTGCGCAACTACTGGCGCGGATTCTTTGCGGCTGTGTGCGGCGCCACTGTCTTCCGGCTCCTGGCCGTTTGGTTCCAAAACGCGGACACTGTCCGCGCTCTGTTCCTCACGAACTTCACCACCGAGTTTCCCTTCGATCCTCAGGAGCTGTTCGTCTTCGCCTTGATTGG ACTTGTATGCGGCCTGGGTGGCGCATCATATGTGTGGGTCCATCGGCGATATGTGCTCTTCATGAGATCCAACAAGCGGATGAATAAGTTCCTGCAGAAAAA TCGCTTTTTGTATCCGGGATTCCTGGCACTGCTGGTGTCCAGCATCTCGTTTCCTCTGGGCACTGGTCAGTTCCTGGCCGGCGAACTTAGTACCCACGAGCAGGTGACACAGCTCTTCAGCAATTTCACGTGGTCACGAGATGATCTTACTGTGGAGCAGGCGGCTGTAGTGACCCACTGGATGACCAGTTACACCAGCGTTTTTGGCAACCTTGTCATCTACACCCTCTTTACG TTCGTGGTCTCCATTATCGCATCCACGATACCAGTTCCGTCGGGCATGTTCATTCCGGTTTTCAAGATCGGTGCTGGCTTTGGTCGTCTGGTGGGCGAGTTCATGGCGGTGACATTTCCCCACGGCGTCCGGTATGGCGGTCGGCTGTCGCCCATCATGCCCGGAGGCTATGCCGTCGTCGGAGCGGCCGCCTTCTCTGGATCCGTGACCCACACAGTGTCTGTGGCCGTGATCATTTTCGAGATGACCGGTCAGATCACGCACGTGGTGCCCGTCATGATTGCCGTGCTGGTGGCCAATGCCGTGGCGGCGCTGCTCCAACCGTCGATATACGACAGTATTATATTGATTAAGAAGCTGCCATACCTGCCCGATCTGCTGCCCTCCAGTTCCGGGATGTACAGCATATTCGTCGAGGACTTTATGGTGCGGGATGTGAAGTACATATGGCACGGCATCTCGTATCAGAAACTCAAAGAAGTCCTCAAGCTGAACAAGACGCTGAGATCCTTGCCACTGGTGGACAGCCCGGATAACATGATCCTGCTGGGTTCCGTGCAGCGGTATGAGCTGATCAAAATGATCGAGAAGCACATCGGACGCGAGAAACGAATGGAGGTGGCCCAAAAGTGGCAGAAGGAGGCGCAGGAACGAGCCCTCGAGGAGGAGAAGAAGAAACAGGAGGTGGAGCTCAAGATGCGGCGACCATCGCGGTTTGAGGTCCTTCCAGCTCCGGATATTCTCAGCTTACGGCAGATTGCCAACGACGAAATGCTGCCGCCCAAGAAAAGGGCGGAGACAATGCACGGTTCGCTGGCGCCCAGGAAGTCCATTTTGAAGAAGACCAACTCCTTCAACCTGAAGACCTACGCGCAGCCCATGGGGCACAGTCCCAGCATCACGCCCTACACCACGATCACCGGCAATTCCGAGTTCCGCATTCGCTCAGCCTTCGAGGCCATATTTAAGAAGTCCACCACGCTCCAGGACGTCCAGCCGGATCCGGAAACGGGTTCCCTCTCCCCGGCCGCCAGTAACCACGAGGTGGAGGTGCCGCGAACTCCAAGCACTCCCGGTGTTTCCAAGAAGGTTCAGCTG CCCAGGGAACGTGTTATTGACATGTCACCGGAGGATCAGAAGCAATGGGAGCTCGAGGAAATGTTGAAGCCCATCGATCTGCAGAAGGCCAATGTCCACATTGATCCCTCACCATTTCAGCTGGTGGAACGCACCTCCATACTAAAGGTTCACTCCCTGTTTTCCATGGTGGGCATTAACCACGCCTATGTCACCAAAATCGGAAGACTTGTGGGCGTCGTGGGACTCAAAGAA TTGCGAAAAGCCATCGAGGACATTAATAGCAATAGTTTCGTGCCCCCCACACGGGATGAGGATGCGGATGAGAAGCCGGCGGTGGAGAAGCCCCTGCTGTCGACGAACTCTAGTGATAAGGCCGTGGACATGACCGTCACCTCCATGGACTCGGCACTATCCAATTCCGAGAACTGTTCGGACATTGAAATGGAGCACATAAAGCACACGGATAAGGGCACAGTATCGCTCACCATGCCGCCACAGGAATCTAAGCAAAGTCCATCGGCGGACAAAAGTAACACAGAAAACGGCAATCATGCTTGA
- the LOC117144578 gene encoding chloride channel protein 2 isoform X4: MFNNSHSHQDEYIREYAFEPELLINREDYQRKEERSQKSTAASSASTPVRQRWDDVIAKQKEQQRKQSIEIDPPGDDKNQIEIEIEAFYYMYGRYTKDLGEFAKDEARKLKILEKRRKQEDKQRNKELLGKHSTRAKRVSSWIWRHTVARLGEDWVFLALLGIIMALLSFIMDKGISICTNARIWLYRDLTSQPFVQYIAWVSLPVCLILFSAGFVHLIAPQSIGSGIPEMKTILRGVQLKEYLTFKTLVAKVIGLTATLGSGMPLGKEGPFVHIASIVAQLLSKLVTSFQGIYENESRNSEMLAAACAVGVGACFAAPVGGVLFSIEVTTTYFAVRNYWRGFFAAVCGATVFRLLAVWFQNADTVRALFLTNFTTEFPFDPQELFVFALIGLVCGLGGASYVWVHRRYVLFMRSNKRMNKFLQKNRFLYPGFLALLVSSISFPLGTGQFLAGELSTHEQVTQLFSNFTWSRDDLTVEQAAVVTHWMTSYTSVFGNLVIYTLFTFVVSIIASTIPVPSGMFIPVFKIGAGFGRLVGEFMAVTFPHGVRYGGRLSPIMPGGYAVVGAAAFSGSVTHTVSVAVIIFEMTGQITHVVPVMIAVLVANAVAALLQPSIYDSIILIKKLPYLPDLLPSSSGMYSIFVEDFMVRDVKYIWHGISYQKLKEVLKLNKTLRSLPLVDSPDNMILLGSVQRYELIKMIEKHIGREKRMEVAQKWQKEAQERALEEEKKKQEVELKMRRPSRFEVLPAPDILSLRQIANDEMLPPKKRAETMHGSLAPRKSILKKTNSFNLKTYAQPMGHSPSITPYTTITGNSEFRIRSAFEAIFKKSTTLQDVQPDPETGSLSPAASNHEVEVPRTPSTPGVSKKVQLPAQSNWDFVTDQIMLQVNPISTELNKTPAEKDLALSNNGDSSKQSPSIKFKANKVADVNRSPQTAKRCMKIRFANEVGVNGSPTRTKCKIKPENELGYSIEDVDETTNPESLAESIQKPKSVRLPRERVIDMSPEDQKQWELEEMLKPIDLQKANVHIDPSPFQLVERTSILKVHSLFSMVGINHAYVTKIGRLVGVVGLKELRKAIEDINSNSFVPPTRDEDADEKPAVEKPLLSTNSSDKAVDMTVTSMDSALSNSENCSDIEMEHIKHTDKGTVSLTMPPQESKQSPSADKSNTENGNHA; this comes from the exons ATGTTTAACAACAGCCACTCGCACCAGGATGAGTACATTCGCGAATACGCCTTCGAGCCGGAGCTGCTGATCAATCGCGAGGACTACCAGCGCAAGGAGGAGCGCTCGCAGAAGTCCACAGCCGCATCCTCCGCCTCCACGCCTGTCCGCCAGCGCTGGGATGATGTCATTGCCAAGCAGAAGGAGCAGCAACGCAAGCAGAGCATCGAGATCGATCCGCCCGGCGATGATAAGAACCAAATCGAGATCGAGATCGAGGCGTTCTATTAT ATGTATGGTCGCTATACCAAAGATCTAGGAGAATTTGCCAAGGATGAAGCCAGAAAGCTCAAAATACTCGAAAAGCGACGAAAGCAGGAAGATAAGCAAAGGAATAAG GAACTGCTGGGCAAACACTCGACCCGGGCGAAGCGGGTTTCATCATGGATCTGGAGGCACACGGTGGCCCGACTGGGCGAGGATTGGGTCTTCCTGGCCCTACTGGGCATCATTATGGCCCTGCTCTCGTTCATCATGGACAAGGGCATATCCATATGTACAAACG CGCGAATTTGGCTGTATCGCGATCTGACGTCACAGCCTTTTGTTCAGTACATCGCATGGGTCTCGCTGCCGGTCTGTTTGATATTGTTCTCAGCCGGCTTTGTCCATCTCATCGCACCGCAAAGTATAG GTTCTGGTATACCCGAAATGAAGACCATACTGCGCGGCGTTCAATTGAAAGAGTATCTCACATTTAAGACACTAGTGGCCAAGGTAATTGGTTTAACGGCAACTCTGGGCAGCGGTATGCCATTAGGAAAGGAA GGTCCTTTCGTACATATAGCAAGTATTGTAGCACAATTATTAAGTAAACTTGTCACATCATTCCAAGGCATATATGAGAATGAGTCGCGAAACTCTGAAATGTTGGCGGCAGCCTGTGCCGTCGGTGTGGGCGCCTGTTTTGCCGCTCCAGTGGGTG GTGTGCTCTTCAGCATAGAGGTCACCACCACGTACTTTGCTGTGCGCAACTACTGGCGCGGATTCTTTGCGGCTGTGTGCGGCGCCACTGTCTTCCGGCTCCTGGCCGTTTGGTTCCAAAACGCGGACACTGTCCGCGCTCTGTTCCTCACGAACTTCACCACCGAGTTTCCCTTCGATCCTCAGGAGCTGTTCGTCTTCGCCTTGATTGG ACTTGTATGCGGCCTGGGTGGCGCATCATATGTGTGGGTCCATCGGCGATATGTGCTCTTCATGAGATCCAACAAGCGGATGAATAAGTTCCTGCAGAAAAA TCGCTTTTTGTATCCGGGATTCCTGGCACTGCTGGTGTCCAGCATCTCGTTTCCTCTGGGCACTGGTCAGTTCCTGGCCGGCGAACTTAGTACCCACGAGCAGGTGACACAGCTCTTCAGCAATTTCACGTGGTCACGAGATGATCTTACTGTGGAGCAGGCGGCTGTAGTGACCCACTGGATGACCAGTTACACCAGCGTTTTTGGCAACCTTGTCATCTACACCCTCTTTACG TTCGTGGTCTCCATTATCGCATCCACGATACCAGTTCCGTCGGGCATGTTCATTCCGGTTTTCAAGATCGGTGCTGGCTTTGGTCGTCTGGTGGGCGAGTTCATGGCGGTGACATTTCCCCACGGCGTCCGGTATGGCGGTCGGCTGTCGCCCATCATGCCCGGAGGCTATGCCGTCGTCGGAGCGGCCGCCTTCTCTGGATCCGTGACCCACACAGTGTCTGTGGCCGTGATCATTTTCGAGATGACCGGTCAGATCACGCACGTGGTGCCCGTCATGATTGCCGTGCTGGTGGCCAATGCCGTGGCGGCGCTGCTCCAACCGTCGATATACGACAGTATTATATTGATTAAGAAGCTGCCATACCTGCCCGATCTGCTGCCCTCCAGTTCCGGGATGTACAGCATATTCGTCGAGGACTTTATGGTGCGGGATGTGAAGTACATATGGCACGGCATCTCGTATCAGAAACTCAAAGAAGTCCTCAAGCTGAACAAGACGCTGAGATCCTTGCCACTGGTGGACAGCCCGGATAACATGATCCTGCTGGGTTCCGTGCAGCGGTATGAGCTGATCAAAATGATCGAGAAGCACATCGGACGCGAGAAACGAATGGAGGTGGCCCAAAAGTGGCAGAAGGAGGCGCAGGAACGAGCCCTCGAGGAGGAGAAGAAGAAACAGGAGGTGGAGCTCAAGATGCGGCGACCATCGCGGTTTGAGGTCCTTCCAGCTCCGGATATTCTCAGCTTACGGCAGATTGCCAACGACGAAATGCTGCCGCCCAAGAAAAGGGCGGAGACAATGCACGGTTCGCTGGCGCCCAGGAAGTCCATTTTGAAGAAGACCAACTCCTTCAACCTGAAGACCTACGCGCAGCCCATGGGGCACAGTCCCAGCATCACGCCCTACACCACGATCACCGGCAATTCCGAGTTCCGCATTCGCTCAGCCTTCGAGGCCATATTTAAGAAGTCCACCACGCTCCAGGACGTCCAGCCGGATCCGGAAACGGGTTCCCTCTCCCCGGCCGCCAGTAACCACGAGGTGGAGGTGCCGCGAACTCCAAGCACTCCCGGTGTTTCCAAGAAGGTTCAGCTG CCTGCACAAAGTAATTGGGATTTTGTAACCGATCAAATTATGCTG CAAGTAAACCCTATTTCAACGGAATTAAATAAAACG CCTGCCGAAAAGGATTTAGCATTATCAAATAATGGAGATAGTTCAAAACAATCACCGAGCATTAAATTCAAAGCAAATAAAGTGGCAGATGTAAATAGATCTCCTCAGACGGCAAAAAGATGCATGAAAATACGGTTTGCCAACGAAGTTGGAGTAAATGGTTCGCCCACTCGAACGAAATGTAAAATTAAACCAGAAAATGAATTGGGTTACTCTATAGAGGATGTGGATGAAACAACAAATCCAGAATCGCTGGCTGAG AGCATTCAAAAGCCGAAGTCGGTGCGATTG CCCAGGGAACGTGTTATTGACATGTCACCGGAGGATCAGAAGCAATGGGAGCTCGAGGAAATGTTGAAGCCCATCGATCTGCAGAAGGCCAATGTCCACATTGATCCCTCACCATTTCAGCTGGTGGAACGCACCTCCATACTAAAGGTTCACTCCCTGTTTTCCATGGTGGGCATTAACCACGCCTATGTCACCAAAATCGGAAGACTTGTGGGCGTCGTGGGACTCAAAGAA TTGCGAAAAGCCATCGAGGACATTAATAGCAATAGTTTCGTGCCCCCCACACGGGATGAGGATGCGGATGAGAAGCCGGCGGTGGAGAAGCCCCTGCTGTCGACGAACTCTAGTGATAAGGCCGTGGACATGACCGTCACCTCCATGGACTCGGCACTATCCAATTCCGAGAACTGTTCGGACATTGAAATGGAGCACATAAAGCACACGGATAAGGGCACAGTATCGCTCACCATGCCGCCACAGGAATCTAAGCAAAGTCCATCGGCGGACAAAAGTAACACAGAAAACGGCAATCATGCTTGA
- the LOC117144578 gene encoding chloride channel protein 2 isoform X3, whose translation MFNNSHSHQDEYIREYAFEPELLINREDYQRKEERSQKSTAASSASTPVRQRWDDVIAKQKEQQRKQSIEIDPPGDDKNQIEIEIEAFYYMYGRYTKDLGEFAKDEARKLKILEKRRKQEDKQRNKELLGKHSTRAKRVSSWIWRHTVARLGEDWVFLALLGIIMALLSFIMDKGISICTNARIWLYRDLTSQPFVQYIAWVSLPVCLILFSAGFVHLIAPQSIGSGIPEMKTILRGVQLKEYLTFKTLVAKVIGLTATLGSGMPLGKEGPFVHIASIVAQLLSKLVTSFQGIYENESRNSEMLAAACAVGVGACFAAPVGGVLFSIEVTTTYFAVRNYWRGFFAAVCGATVFRLLAVWFQNADTVRALFLTNFTTEFPFDPQELFVFALIGLVCGLGGASYVWVHRRYVLFMRSNKRMNKFLQKNRFLYPGFLALLVSSISFPLGTGQFLAGELSTHEQVTQLFSNFTWSRDDLTVEQAAVVTHWMTSYTSVFGNLVIYTLFTFVVSIIASTIPVPSGMFIPVFKIGAGFGRLVGEFMAVTFPHGVRYGGRLSPIMPGGYAVVGAAAFSGSVTHTVSVAVIIFEMTGQITHVVPVMIAVLVANAVAALLQPSIYDSIILIKKLPYLPDLLPSSSGMYSIFVEDFMVRDVKYIWHGISYQKLKEVLKLNKTLRSLPLVDSPDNMILLGSVQRYELIKMIEKHIGREKRMEVAQKWQKEAQERALEEEKKKQEVELKMRRPSRFEVLPAPDILSLRQIANDEMLPPKKRAETMHGSLAPRKSILKKTNSFNLKTYAQPMGHSPSITPYTTITGNSEFRIRSAFEAIFKKSTTLQDVQPDPETGSLSPAASNHEVEVPRTPSTPGVSKKVQLPAQSNWDFVTDQIMLMCFLTYFNICKQVNPISTELNKTPAEKDLALSNNGDSSKQSPSIKFKANKVADVNRSPQTAKRCMKIRFANEVGVNGSPTRTKCKIKPENELGYSIEDVDETTNPESLAESIQKPKSVRLPRERVIDMSPEDQKQWELEEMLKPIDLQKANVHIDPSPFQLVERTSILKVHSLFSMVGINHAYVTKIGRLVGVVGLKELRKAIEDINSNSFVPPTRDEDADEKPAVEKPLLSTNSSDKAVDMTVTSMDSALSNSENCSDIEMEHIKHTDKGTVSLTMPPQESKQSPSADKSNTENGNHA comes from the exons ATGTTTAACAACAGCCACTCGCACCAGGATGAGTACATTCGCGAATACGCCTTCGAGCCGGAGCTGCTGATCAATCGCGAGGACTACCAGCGCAAGGAGGAGCGCTCGCAGAAGTCCACAGCCGCATCCTCCGCCTCCACGCCTGTCCGCCAGCGCTGGGATGATGTCATTGCCAAGCAGAAGGAGCAGCAACGCAAGCAGAGCATCGAGATCGATCCGCCCGGCGATGATAAGAACCAAATCGAGATCGAGATCGAGGCGTTCTATTAT ATGTATGGTCGCTATACCAAAGATCTAGGAGAATTTGCCAAGGATGAAGCCAGAAAGCTCAAAATACTCGAAAAGCGACGAAAGCAGGAAGATAAGCAAAGGAATAAG GAACTGCTGGGCAAACACTCGACCCGGGCGAAGCGGGTTTCATCATGGATCTGGAGGCACACGGTGGCCCGACTGGGCGAGGATTGGGTCTTCCTGGCCCTACTGGGCATCATTATGGCCCTGCTCTCGTTCATCATGGACAAGGGCATATCCATATGTACAAACG CGCGAATTTGGCTGTATCGCGATCTGACGTCACAGCCTTTTGTTCAGTACATCGCATGGGTCTCGCTGCCGGTCTGTTTGATATTGTTCTCAGCCGGCTTTGTCCATCTCATCGCACCGCAAAGTATAG GTTCTGGTATACCCGAAATGAAGACCATACTGCGCGGCGTTCAATTGAAAGAGTATCTCACATTTAAGACACTAGTGGCCAAGGTAATTGGTTTAACGGCAACTCTGGGCAGCGGTATGCCATTAGGAAAGGAA GGTCCTTTCGTACATATAGCAAGTATTGTAGCACAATTATTAAGTAAACTTGTCACATCATTCCAAGGCATATATGAGAATGAGTCGCGAAACTCTGAAATGTTGGCGGCAGCCTGTGCCGTCGGTGTGGGCGCCTGTTTTGCCGCTCCAGTGGGTG GTGTGCTCTTCAGCATAGAGGTCACCACCACGTACTTTGCTGTGCGCAACTACTGGCGCGGATTCTTTGCGGCTGTGTGCGGCGCCACTGTCTTCCGGCTCCTGGCCGTTTGGTTCCAAAACGCGGACACTGTCCGCGCTCTGTTCCTCACGAACTTCACCACCGAGTTTCCCTTCGATCCTCAGGAGCTGTTCGTCTTCGCCTTGATTGG ACTTGTATGCGGCCTGGGTGGCGCATCATATGTGTGGGTCCATCGGCGATATGTGCTCTTCATGAGATCCAACAAGCGGATGAATAAGTTCCTGCAGAAAAA TCGCTTTTTGTATCCGGGATTCCTGGCACTGCTGGTGTCCAGCATCTCGTTTCCTCTGGGCACTGGTCAGTTCCTGGCCGGCGAACTTAGTACCCACGAGCAGGTGACACAGCTCTTCAGCAATTTCACGTGGTCACGAGATGATCTTACTGTGGAGCAGGCGGCTGTAGTGACCCACTGGATGACCAGTTACACCAGCGTTTTTGGCAACCTTGTCATCTACACCCTCTTTACG TTCGTGGTCTCCATTATCGCATCCACGATACCAGTTCCGTCGGGCATGTTCATTCCGGTTTTCAAGATCGGTGCTGGCTTTGGTCGTCTGGTGGGCGAGTTCATGGCGGTGACATTTCCCCACGGCGTCCGGTATGGCGGTCGGCTGTCGCCCATCATGCCCGGAGGCTATGCCGTCGTCGGAGCGGCCGCCTTCTCTGGATCCGTGACCCACACAGTGTCTGTGGCCGTGATCATTTTCGAGATGACCGGTCAGATCACGCACGTGGTGCCCGTCATGATTGCCGTGCTGGTGGCCAATGCCGTGGCGGCGCTGCTCCAACCGTCGATATACGACAGTATTATATTGATTAAGAAGCTGCCATACCTGCCCGATCTGCTGCCCTCCAGTTCCGGGATGTACAGCATATTCGTCGAGGACTTTATGGTGCGGGATGTGAAGTACATATGGCACGGCATCTCGTATCAGAAACTCAAAGAAGTCCTCAAGCTGAACAAGACGCTGAGATCCTTGCCACTGGTGGACAGCCCGGATAACATGATCCTGCTGGGTTCCGTGCAGCGGTATGAGCTGATCAAAATGATCGAGAAGCACATCGGACGCGAGAAACGAATGGAGGTGGCCCAAAAGTGGCAGAAGGAGGCGCAGGAACGAGCCCTCGAGGAGGAGAAGAAGAAACAGGAGGTGGAGCTCAAGATGCGGCGACCATCGCGGTTTGAGGTCCTTCCAGCTCCGGATATTCTCAGCTTACGGCAGATTGCCAACGACGAAATGCTGCCGCCCAAGAAAAGGGCGGAGACAATGCACGGTTCGCTGGCGCCCAGGAAGTCCATTTTGAAGAAGACCAACTCCTTCAACCTGAAGACCTACGCGCAGCCCATGGGGCACAGTCCCAGCATCACGCCCTACACCACGATCACCGGCAATTCCGAGTTCCGCATTCGCTCAGCCTTCGAGGCCATATTTAAGAAGTCCACCACGCTCCAGGACGTCCAGCCGGATCCGGAAACGGGTTCCCTCTCCCCGGCCGCCAGTAACCACGAGGTGGAGGTGCCGCGAACTCCAAGCACTCCCGGTGTTTCCAAGAAGGTTCAGCTG CCTGCACAAAGTAATTGGGATTTTGTAACCGATCAAATTATGCTG ATGTGTTTTTTAACTTACTTTAATATCTGCAAGCAAGTAAACCCTATTTCAACGGAATTAAATAAAACG CCTGCCGAAAAGGATTTAGCATTATCAAATAATGGAGATAGTTCAAAACAATCACCGAGCATTAAATTCAAAGCAAATAAAGTGGCAGATGTAAATAGATCTCCTCAGACGGCAAAAAGATGCATGAAAATACGGTTTGCCAACGAAGTTGGAGTAAATGGTTCGCCCACTCGAACGAAATGTAAAATTAAACCAGAAAATGAATTGGGTTACTCTATAGAGGATGTGGATGAAACAACAAATCCAGAATCGCTGGCTGAG AGCATTCAAAAGCCGAAGTCGGTGCGATTG CCCAGGGAACGTGTTATTGACATGTCACCGGAGGATCAGAAGCAATGGGAGCTCGAGGAAATGTTGAAGCCCATCGATCTGCAGAAGGCCAATGTCCACATTGATCCCTCACCATTTCAGCTGGTGGAACGCACCTCCATACTAAAGGTTCACTCCCTGTTTTCCATGGTGGGCATTAACCACGCCTATGTCACCAAAATCGGAAGACTTGTGGGCGTCGTGGGACTCAAAGAA TTGCGAAAAGCCATCGAGGACATTAATAGCAATAGTTTCGTGCCCCCCACACGGGATGAGGATGCGGATGAGAAGCCGGCGGTGGAGAAGCCCCTGCTGTCGACGAACTCTAGTGATAAGGCCGTGGACATGACCGTCACCTCCATGGACTCGGCACTATCCAATTCCGAGAACTGTTCGGACATTGAAATGGAGCACATAAAGCACACGGATAAGGGCACAGTATCGCTCACCATGCCGCCACAGGAATCTAAGCAAAGTCCATCGGCGGACAAAAGTAACACAGAAAACGGCAATCATGCTTGA